One part of the Chryseobacterium mulctrae genome encodes these proteins:
- a CDS encoding ATP-binding cassette domain-containing protein translates to MTNLVLENIFPKYFTPRNIEQSEIWNKNISFQKGNKFLIVAPSGSGKSTLATAMLGTHFQYEGSIKYDQQVVKKLHLEEIVKNRKDGVSLLFQDVRLIKDVTISENILLRVFNKDRKQFIPKMEEYAKRLGIENLLNKKAENCSYGERQRSAIVRSLINPTDFIIYDECFSHLDLNNKKIAFSLINEVSKESGSSVIFFELNEFPFEHDYQILHL, encoded by the coding sequence ATGACTAATTTAGTATTAGAAAACATTTTCCCTAAATATTTCACTCCCAGAAATATCGAACAGTCTGAAATCTGGAATAAAAACATTTCCTTCCAAAAAGGAAACAAGTTTCTGATTGTCGCACCTTCCGGGAGTGGAAAATCTACTTTGGCAACAGCCATGTTGGGTACTCATTTCCAATATGAAGGAAGTATAAAATATGACCAACAAGTTGTAAAAAAACTTCACCTCGAAGAAATTGTAAAAAACAGAAAAGATGGTGTAAGCTTGCTTTTTCAGGATGTAAGATTGATTAAAGATGTTACTATTTCTGAGAATATTCTGCTTCGTGTTTTTAATAAAGACCGAAAACAGTTCATTCCAAAAATGGAAGAATACGCCAAAAGATTAGGAATAGAAAACCTTCTGAATAAAAAAGCAGAAAACTGTTCTTATGGAGAACGCCAAAGAAGTGCCATTGTGAGAAGCCTCATCAATCCTACAGATTTTATTATTTATGATGAATGTTTCAGTCATTTGGACTTGAATAATAAAAAAATTGCCTTTTCATTAATTAATGAAGTTTCAAAAGAAAGCGGAAGTTCGGTGATCTTTTTTGAGCTGAACGAGTTTCCATTTGAGCATGATTATCAAATTCTTCATTTATAA
- a CDS encoding DUF4836 family protein: MKNTLMKSLLCAFAFVILFSCNSNKNDDILKYTTDTTLGLSRVNLNSISDKIPVEKILKEKKNLNDEGRVLLQLISKPKESGIDISKPLYIMVEPGKSNSDPDVKAFFWISDKAKFQKSMSDLTKTKITIDKKDFIFEDGKITGSIKGDMAIMSSEKSFSYSRYNSMDGVAKLSEKYFTDFWARKGTSNKVIIDQVNESLVSGKDVSGWMNLGAVASYVSKGYIETLAVNKLIKDSGIGFDFSFDKGKVEMDTKTFFNSDMKKIVEKYYSKNNINYDLVKNVELDNAKSFSIGYFSLDFMRYLIKEAGFEATVNHYLASTNTTLEDITTTFTGDYAYMDMKENPADSLEYYSNKRAMVLGFNPKKKDVLTSLLQGPLGESKKYTIVDNQVIFSDDQSVNAQFQAKKAAKNSKLSKKTGITAYSWSDGSDYNRRETVPAKVIEISNESKENAGNLVSKSLITLDKKDENALYYFIMND, translated from the coding sequence ATGAAAAACACATTAATGAAATCCCTGCTGTGCGCATTTGCATTCGTGATTCTATTTTCCTGTAATTCTAACAAGAATGACGACATTTTAAAATACACCACAGATACCACTTTAGGTTTATCGAGAGTGAATTTAAATTCTATTTCTGATAAAATTCCGGTTGAAAAGATTCTAAAGGAAAAGAAAAACCTAAACGATGAGGGAAGAGTTCTTTTGCAGTTGATCAGCAAACCAAAAGAATCGGGTATCGATATCAGCAAACCGCTTTACATCATGGTGGAGCCCGGAAAATCGAATTCAGATCCTGATGTGAAAGCATTTTTCTGGATCAGTGACAAGGCGAAATTCCAGAAAAGCATGTCTGATCTTACCAAAACTAAAATAACAATCGATAAAAAGGATTTTATTTTTGAAGACGGAAAGATTACAGGAAGCATCAAAGGTGATATGGCGATTATGTCGAGCGAGAAATCTTTTTCTTATTCAAGATATAATTCTATGGATGGCGTTGCAAAACTTAGCGAAAAATACTTTACTGATTTTTGGGCAAGAAAAGGAACTTCAAACAAAGTAATCATCGATCAGGTAAACGAATCTCTGGTAAGCGGAAAAGATGTAAGCGGATGGATGAATCTTGGAGCTGTTGCAAGCTACGTTTCTAAAGGATATATAGAAACTCTGGCTGTAAATAAGTTGATTAAAGATTCAGGAATTGGTTTCGATTTCAGCTTCGATAAAGGAAAAGTGGAAATGGATACCAAAACATTTTTCAACAGCGATATGAAAAAAATTGTTGAGAAATATTACAGCAAAAACAACATCAACTACGATCTTGTAAAAAATGTAGAACTCGACAATGCAAAGTCTTTTTCTATCGGTTATTTCAGTTTAGATTTTATGAGATATTTGATCAAGGAAGCTGGGTTTGAAGCTACAGTAAATCATTATTTAGCATCTACCAACACAACTTTAGAAGACATTACAACAACTTTCACGGGAGATTATGCGTATATGGATATGAAAGAAAATCCTGCAGATTCTTTGGAATATTATAGCAATAAAAGAGCAATGGTTTTAGGTTTTAATCCTAAGAAAAAAGATGTTCTTACCTCATTGCTTCAAGGTCCTTTGGGTGAAAGCAAAAAATATACTATTGTAGATAATCAGGTAATTTTCTCTGATGATCAAAGTGTGAATGCACAATTTCAGGCGAAGAAGGCTGCGAAAAATTCTAAACTGAGCAAAAAAACTGGTATAACAGCTTATTCTTGGTCTGACGGAAGCGACTATAACAGAAGAGAAACTGTACCTGCAAAAGTAATTGAGATCTCAAACGAGTCTAAAGAAAATGCCGGAAATTTAGTTTCTAAATCGCTTATCACCTTAGACAAGAAAGACGAAAATGCACTGTATTATTTTATAATGAATGACTAA